A single region of the Acinetobacter sp. WCHA45 genome encodes:
- a CDS encoding lipoprotein-releasing ABC transporter permease subunit — translation MFKPISLYIGLRYTRARRSNHFISFIALVSMIGLTLGVAVLITVLSVMNGFDRELKNRVLGMVPQATVSSTQILTDWPELVKRVEHHPHVTGVAPFTQLQGMLTAQGQVAGIMVTGIEPKYEKKVSIIQNHMVSGDLNALKKGEFGIVLGKDMTDALGLGLNDNVTLVLPEATPSPAGVVPRFKRFKVVGIFSVGAEVDSMVGYIALNDASTLLRLPDGAQGVRLKLDDIFAAPSVADDIVKQLPSNFYASNWTYTHGNLFNAIQMEKTLVGLLLVLIIVVAAFNIVSSLVMVVTDKKSDIAILRTLGASPSMITKIFMVQGTVIGVIGTIAGTVLGVTLALTISDIISWFNTALGLNLFDAYFVHYLPSYLRWQDVTVIVIVSLLMSFLATIYPALRAAKVQPAEALRYE, via the coding sequence ATGTTTAAGCCAATTTCGCTGTATATAGGGTTGAGATACACTCGTGCTCGGCGAAGTAATCATTTTATTTCTTTTATTGCCTTGGTTTCCATGATTGGTTTAACCCTTGGCGTTGCTGTCCTTATTACAGTACTGTCTGTTATGAACGGTTTTGACCGTGAATTAAAAAATCGTGTTCTTGGAATGGTTCCGCAAGCCACAGTTTCTTCTACTCAGATACTAACAGATTGGCCTGAGCTTGTAAAAAGAGTTGAACACCATCCGCATGTGACAGGTGTTGCACCATTTACTCAATTGCAAGGGATGTTAACCGCTCAAGGGCAAGTTGCAGGGATTATGGTGACCGGAATTGAGCCTAAATATGAAAAGAAAGTTTCAATTATCCAAAACCATATGGTCTCAGGTGATTTAAATGCTTTGAAGAAAGGCGAGTTCGGTATTGTTCTAGGCAAGGATATGACCGATGCACTTGGTCTTGGTTTAAATGACAATGTCACCTTAGTTCTGCCTGAAGCAACACCATCACCAGCAGGTGTGGTACCACGCTTTAAACGTTTTAAAGTGGTTGGAATTTTTAGTGTAGGTGCAGAAGTTGATTCGATGGTGGGTTATATCGCCTTAAATGATGCATCAACATTATTGCGTTTGCCTGATGGTGCGCAAGGCGTGCGATTAAAGTTAGATGATATTTTTGCCGCACCATCTGTTGCAGATGATATCGTGAAACAATTACCAAGTAATTTCTACGCATCGAATTGGACGTATACGCACGGCAATCTTTTCAATGCAATTCAGATGGAAAAAACCTTAGTGGGTTTACTTCTTGTTCTGATTATTGTGGTTGCTGCATTTAATATCGTTTCATCTTTAGTAATGGTCGTAACAGATAAAAAATCTGATATTGCGATTCTGCGGACTCTCGGTGCTTCACCGTCCATGATCACTAAAATTTTTATGGTACAAGGCACAGTGATTGGTGTCATTGGAACGATTGCAGGAACAGTGTTAGGTGTAACTTTAGCATTGACCATTAGCGATATTATTTCTTGGTTCAATACTGCTCTAGGTTTGAACTTGTTTGATGCCTATTTTGTTCACTATCTGCCTTCATATCTCAGATGGCAAGATGTTACGGTAATTGTCATTGTTTCATTATTGATGAGTTTTTTGGCGACAATTTATCCTGCATTACGTGCAGCCAAAGTTCAACCTGCTGAGGCATTACGTTATGAGTAA
- a CDS encoding PilZ domain-containing protein encodes MENSQHQLVEDNSERRVMSRIDAVLRINYQVIPDDVALNDPYDSHFVLPRYFLLLAELDQFDHAFRYELEQLNEKDQQIARILSLFNQKLNLITGSFYDNIVQSLLPVPEQVNFSENGLSFFSSQALNEGTYIHITLSHPENYFHIAATAQVAYSSADEQGKFRIGAYFITLNPQDRAKLAESIQDSQQTESNPN; translated from the coding sequence ATGGAAAATTCACAACATCAGCTTGTTGAGGACAACTCTGAACGTCGAGTGATGTCTCGTATTGATGCTGTGTTAAGAATCAACTATCAAGTCATTCCTGACGACGTTGCGCTGAATGATCCTTATGATTCTCACTTTGTATTGCCACGCTATTTTCTACTACTTGCTGAATTAGATCAATTTGATCATGCATTTCGCTACGAATTAGAACAATTAAATGAAAAAGATCAACAAATTGCTCGCATATTATCCCTTTTCAATCAAAAATTAAATCTGATTACTGGTTCTTTTTACGACAATATCGTGCAATCCCTACTACCAGTACCTGAACAAGTTAACTTTTCCGAGAATGGCTTAAGCTTCTTCAGCTCACAAGCTCTTAATGAAGGAACCTATATTCATATTACGTTGAGTCATCCTGAAAACTACTTTCATATCGCAGCAACTGCTCAAGTTGCTTACAGCTCAGCAGATGAACAAGGTAAATTCCGTATTGGTGCTTATTTCATTACCCTTAATCCACAAGATCGTGCCAAATTAGCGGAAAGTATTCAAGATTCACAACAAACTGAGAGTAACCCAAATTAA
- the lolD gene encoding lipoprotein-releasing ABC transporter ATP-binding protein LolD has translation MSKIVLEAKDIYKHFDDGKSKVEVIKGLSLQVKAGEFVSIVGSSGSGKSTLLHALGGLEQPSQGQVFLQGQRFDNLGEAERGYKRNQYLGFVYQFHHLLPEFSALENVAMPLMLRRESNYKDVKRRAEYLLDRVGLSHRLDHKPGELSGGERQRVALARALVTKPAVVLADEPTGNLDRKTALSIFELLTDLKKELNMAMLIVTHDEQLAQSADSILHMQDGLWIDPK, from the coding sequence ATGAGTAAGATCGTCTTAGAAGCCAAAGATATTTATAAACATTTTGATGATGGTAAAAGCAAAGTTGAAGTGATTAAAGGTTTATCACTTCAAGTAAAAGCAGGCGAGTTTGTTTCCATTGTTGGTTCGAGTGGTTCAGGTAAAAGTACGTTATTACATGCGCTTGGTGGCCTAGAGCAACCATCGCAAGGACAAGTCTTTTTGCAAGGTCAGCGTTTTGATAATTTAGGCGAAGCAGAGCGTGGTTATAAACGTAATCAATATCTAGGTTTCGTTTATCAATTTCATCATTTGTTGCCTGAGTTTTCTGCTTTAGAAAATGTAGCCATGCCTTTGATGTTACGTCGTGAAAGTAATTATAAGGATGTTAAAAGACGAGCAGAATACCTACTTGATCGTGTCGGTTTATCGCATCGTTTAGATCATAAACCAGGTGAATTATCGGGCGGTGAGCGTCAACGTGTGGCTTTAGCGCGCGCCTTAGTGACGAAACCTGCAGTTGTCTTAGCAGATGAACCAACTGGTAATTTAGATCGTAAAACAGCATTGAGTATTTTTGAATTGCTGACTGATCTCAAAAAAGAGCTGAATATGGCGATGTTAATCGTGACTCATGATGAGCAATTGGCTCAATCAGCAGATTCGATTTTGCATATGCAAGATGGTTTATGGATTGATCCAAAATAA
- a CDS encoding YaiI/YqxD family protein has translation MLPFKLWVDADALPKILREVILRASDRYQLEVTFVANQNVGITPSLRINSIQVMSGADQADKEIIERMHENDIVITQDIPLAAQVIEKGGIAIHPRGEIYTVANVKARLHLRDFMDTLRGAGVQTGGPPPISERVKREFSSSLDQTIFKQKRKTAS, from the coding sequence GTGCTGCCATTTAAATTATGGGTAGATGCGGATGCTTTACCTAAAATTTTACGTGAAGTGATTTTACGTGCGTCTGATCGTTATCAGTTAGAAGTTACCTTTGTCGCTAATCAGAATGTTGGGATTACGCCATCTCTACGGATTAATTCGATTCAGGTGATGAGTGGGGCAGATCAAGCAGACAAAGAAATCATTGAGCGTATGCATGAAAATGATATTGTCATTACACAAGATATTCCGCTTGCTGCACAAGTAATTGAAAAAGGCGGCATTGCAATTCATCCTAGAGGTGAAATTTATACGGTTGCAAATGTTAAAGCACGCCTGCATTTACGTGATTTTATGGATACTTTGCGTGGAGCTGGTGTCCAAACAGGTGGTCCACCACCTATTTCTGAACGTGTTAAACGTGAATTCTCAAGCTCTTTAGATCAAACTATTTTCAAACAAAAACGCAAAACCGCTTCTTGA
- a CDS encoding DMT family transporter codes for MPSRINLVLTYGLLVFIWATTPLAIVWSVTDLNPMWALVLRFFIALPLAVSVLLLLKVKFPIHKVALSSYVAGSLSLIGSQIFTYAATPYLSSGLIALMFGLAPIMAGLIGSFGFQQKLASLQWLGMGTSIIGLAMICLSGSQKHVQPIGIVLMLMSVFAYSLSIFLVKKINADVQPMAQATGSILVSTILAILLLPWIWQHAPTHFPSTKSLLALTYTVVMASLIAMFCYFKLVQNLKATTLSLTTVMTPMLAILIGAYLNHEQLSAQVFVGASIILLGLCLYFYKDFNTYRRLKI; via the coding sequence ATGCCTTCACGAATCAACTTAGTACTGACGTATGGATTATTAGTATTCATTTGGGCAACCACGCCATTGGCAATTGTTTGGAGTGTTACTGACTTAAACCCTATGTGGGCTTTGGTATTGCGCTTTTTTATTGCCTTACCTTTGGCGGTTAGCGTGTTATTGCTGTTAAAGGTTAAATTCCCGATTCATAAAGTTGCGTTATCAAGTTATGTAGCTGGTTCATTAAGTTTGATCGGTTCGCAAATTTTTACTTATGCAGCAACACCTTATTTAAGTTCTGGGTTGATTGCATTGATGTTTGGCTTAGCTCCGATCATGGCTGGGCTGATTGGAAGTTTTGGTTTTCAACAAAAGTTAGCGAGTTTGCAGTGGTTGGGGATGGGAACCTCAATTATTGGATTAGCGATGATTTGTCTGAGTGGTAGTCAAAAACATGTGCAGCCGATAGGTATTGTTTTAATGCTGATGAGTGTTTTTGCATATTCGCTTTCTATTTTTCTGGTGAAAAAAATCAATGCGGATGTGCAACCGATGGCTCAAGCAACTGGTTCAATTCTGGTTTCAACAATCTTAGCCATATTATTACTACCTTGGATTTGGCAACATGCACCAACGCACTTTCCTTCGACGAAATCATTGTTAGCATTGACTTATACCGTTGTAATGGCTTCATTAATTGCGATGTTTTGTTATTTCAAGTTGGTACAAAATTTGAAAGCCACCACTTTGTCACTGACGACGGTGATGACCCCAATGTTGGCAATACTCATAGGTGCTTACCTCAATCATGAACAATTATCTGCACAAGTTTTTGTTGGGGCAAGCATCATTCTATTAGGTTTGTGTCTTTATTTTTATAAAGATTTTAATACCTATCGCCGTTTGAAAATATGA